The following DNA comes from Clarias gariepinus isolate MV-2021 ecotype Netherlands chromosome 7, CGAR_prim_01v2, whole genome shotgun sequence.
TGTAGAAGGACGAATATAACCTTGCTGTATTTATCCATGGCTGCTTGTTCAGTCGATGGCAGAGGATAAATCCAATTTCATGAAGGAGATGTACCTGGCAGCAGGTCGATACCACAATTACAGTCTCGATGTGGAGGAAGACAACTTTCTTTGGTCTTGCTAAACGCCTCCCTGTATCTCATATAAATTGGAGGGATTGCAACTGTGGTAGATTGTTTGGGGTTCTCAATCGTAGTTCTGGCCAACTGCAAGACTGGACATGGCAGAAGAGGGACCACTTTGTAATGGTCCTTTGACACCAGAAAAACTGATGGTCATAAAGCTGCATCCAGGGGTATCCAAGAATCATCTGCTGTTTAGCCATTACCATCACCAGAAATGATATAGATTTAATATGCAAGGCACCAACTTGTAGTTTTAAGggtgttaatttatttacaattccagCCCCATTGGGCCATAACTAGCTTGAATACACACAGGTTGCTGTAGTGGTAGCGTGAGAATGTTGTAGCGAACGACGGTAGCATAATCAATGAGTTTCTGCTGCTCCTGAGTCAAtgtgagagagaagagaaactgaatgttttataatatctttGAGGCTTAATGATTCATGGAGAATAAACTGGGAAGAACTCACTGGGGTCTTGATTTGTACCAAGGCTGCCCCCACATACGGCAGCTGATCTAGCTGAAGGGAACAGCATGTTACCTGATGATTTGGATGACTACAGTAGCTGAGACATTCCTTATTTTGCCTTTTCCCTTCAGCAGCATGAATGTTAGCTTCGCATGGCTTACTTGAGGGGTTCTGCTGATCTGATGTGGGTACCCCCTTTGATGTAGCTGACTGCTCTGGATCAAGTGATTAAGACGGATGGTCATCTCAATGATTGACTCAAGAGATACAGTACTTGATCATTGTGGCAAGCCAGTTCAGTGAGTAAATTTAGTTTCACACCTCGGAGAAAAGCTGCTTGTAATGCAGGTTTCACTTTCCGCCGCCAATGTCAGGAATTCCAAAGCATATTCTGCAGCTCATTTCttgcattgttttaaattcatcaGCTGCTCCCCAATTTTCTTTCCAGCaacaacaaaggaaaaaacTGATTGAGTGAGAACCTCCAAACAGGTACTTATCTCCTTTAAACGCTGAGATGTTACTTCTGCTGCATTTATGATAGAGGCAAAGTATTCTGTCACAATAGTAAAGAAGGTAAAAAATGCAAGTGCAGATCAAGGTTGGTTTATTTAACAGACAATCTAAAACATGAAGCTGAATCAAGGTTTTTTAACCATGCAAGGGTCCGGCGAGAAGCAATCAGTGTGTCAAGGGCAAAAGCAATAATCTGTACAACTCCTAAAGAAAATTTGGTTAAGGCTAGCATGGTGGCATAATGGTTAGCGTTGTCACCATGCGTCTCCAGGGTTGAGTGAAGTTTGCCTGTTCTCTGAGCGCGTGACGCTACTTTGCTTCCCCCCATTATAGGCTGATTTGTGTGTACAGATTATCCATAGAGGTTGTAGTCCTCAGCCACGTATTTTTCACATACAGCAATGATCGCTTGTCATTCTGAACAGAAATCAACTATGATGAAAGTTTAAggtagatttttattaaaaaaggatGCTGTCCCTTTAAATAGGACAGTTGGCCAGAGTGTGTGAGTCATCAGATTGATCTGATCATAGTGCAACTCAACATTGCCCCCCTTTTTGCCCCTACAGTCTTGGCCTAGACAAGAAATGTGTACAGAGTGAATATGTCAAATAATCtttccaatatacagtatatgttatatacaattaaaatatcatctttatttagttaattaataattgatCTGGTATacttcattaattattattatattatacctGGCTCAATACAAAATTTAGCTTAGCTTAATCAGTtgttttatacatacagtatctatttatttacttatctgtGCCTGCAACTtatatgtgtttttatgtgttaCAGTGAAGTGCACGACAAAACAattagtaataaatattttatggcACCATGTTATGTTTAATTTGGCATTAAAAATAGTAAGAACTTAAAGAcaacttaaaaattttatattttttataaaccattttattttattgtttgcagttgaaaaaagaaagaaagatagaaattTAGCTCAATGTTAAAATCTTTAAAGCATTGGCATGTATAACTTTAATCATTGAATGCTGAAAAATCAGGCTATCAAGTGCAAAGTACAttgctgtaataaataaataaataatgaaataagcAAGCTACTCATATATTTATAGGAACTTGTATatttacttataaataaaaatcatatttgtgTGTTAGCTTTAATAGTAACTAGTCGAGTCAAAACATTAAAGTTAgtaatattaaaaagtaaaaacctgTTACCTTTTGAGTGTTTGCGTGTCCATCTTCTCTTGGACCCGTGCCCATATACACAAAGGACACAGACGTGTCCCGTCACCAGAGGTAGAAagagtaatacattttttttacttaagtaaaagtactgttactttagtAAACTTTTActaaagtacaagtaaagttactcTTATACagataaaaatctactcaagtaaaagtaaaaagtagctcattaaaaatttactcagagaAAAATTAGTTGtgagttactttttttataagaatttgTTGGCATTCACTTTCAGCTGTGTCTGCATAACTGGCGTTtgttttgtccgtctccatcgttcttATGAATTTGTGTGAATGCGTGTTTTTTCTCCAtggccatcaatcaatcagtgcagtggtttccggggtgcaatttttttccctttcccgttgtattatttgtattatttttttattttcattcatttattttttactcagtagcgaatatgatttaaaatgtagtgaagtacaatactttaaacaaaacatacttaagtaaaagtaaaattacagatttaaaaaaagaagaagtacacaaaaaaatctacttaattacagtaatgcgagtaaatgtaattcattactttccacctctgcccGTCACTGTCTCACAATGTAGggcctttatttttttacttgtttgtcTTGTAAAGGCTTTTAACCATATCAACTACAACattagtgagcacttctgctttgctgagataatccatcccacctcacaggtgtgccacatcaagatgctgatctgacatcatgagtagtgcacaggtgtaccttatactgcccacaataaacaggacaggacagattgacatttttagATTAACAAAAGTTATATAGGTCAATTTAAGCTACACTAGGTCTTCTTTTGGATCACACTACACTGGCCAGCCTTCActtcccatgtgcatcagtgagccttggccacctaTGCCCCTTTTttcagttttccttccttggaacaattttggtatgtcctgactgcagcctgggaacataAGAGGTGAAGAGTTTTTCTAACCTagttgtctagccattacatactgtacaaccgGGCCCTTTTTACAGTAGAATCATTTTTAATATCTTACTACAATGGTGGTTAAAGGTGGGTAGGATATATTAAGCggcaagtgaaccttttttcctgaagttgatgaGTTGGCAAGAATAAAGATTTGATTGTGTTGTCAAGAGCCAAATTGTGAAGCTACAGGATTGGATCAAAAGGGGAAACCTAcccaatattaggcaggtgttcataatgttatgactgaccTATATGTAAATCAAAACTCCATATGCAAAAGTCTATACACCAAATAAAAAAGCAGCCTTCAGGCTCATCCCTCTGTGAAAAAGGTACACAAAATGCATCTCCCACTTATTTACATCcagtaataaatgcatttttccccctcatttGACTTCTATTTCTGCTGTTTTTCTACTTTAGATATAGAGATGTTCATCTGCTTGAGTACTCTGAGTGGGAATGAAAAACAGAAGTTTACCATCCCAGCCCAACATACAATCCTCGGGGGTTGTTAAATCTAGTTAAATAGTGATGGTATTTAAACCTTTACTAGATATTGATAGACATGCCTAAGATATTGAGAGCATCCTAACCAACTCTGTCACAGTCTGTTATGATTGCTCTACGGTCACCAAAGGAGAGCTGGCTCGTTAGTAAACGTGAAAGTGCTGCAGGAGCTTGTGCAGTCGTTCATGGCTGTCTTTAACGCGAGATCAACAAGCTGCATTTGGTTCTATGCCTTTGGCAGACCTGGGGCACATTACATCACTCCGCTGCCACTCTTCCACAATGTTTGCATCCACTGCACAACTCTTTGCTTTATCTCCTCGAGCTAATACTCGAGGATGGGAGAGTCTCCTGGGAACTACCCACAGGAGGAACTAATGCACCTGGACAGAAAACGCATCATGGTGGGGGAGCGGTGATGGCACTGGCTGGAAGGGGCCTGTTTGCTCAAGGACTGGCCAGAAAAAGGTGGAGCCCTTTAGTATGACTGTTCAACTTACATGTTCAACTTGTATGAGTCACGGCACGCCAGGTCATGCCTCTGTCTGTCATGGTCACCTGCGCTTCTGTTTTATACTTCATTCCATTTGTTCCTTTTTTGTCGCTTTAGGCACCGCTTCAAGCACACCTGTTTTGCCCAGTATTCCAGCAATCTTGTCTGCCTCAGTTTTCGGATCTTACCCCAGGCTTTGTTTTATAGACCACACTCAAGATtctggattttttctttttgcacaaAAGCTCTGATAAAAGATTTAAGTTTTAAGACCAGATTTAAAATCATCTGTAAACTGTCTGTGGCAACCTCAGATACTCTGGAAGAGCATTCCCAATTTCAGAAGATGTACTGAGACAAAGCAGAGGTTGAATGTAGATGTATGTGAAGTAATAAGTTTTTTAAGTAAGGGAGGGGCATCCCCATAGATGTACAAAACCTTGTATTCAATTCTGAATAAATTGAACTGACAGTCCATTTTTAACCCTGAGGTTAATAACAGATGTTGACAACATGATATTCTGTCCAGAAAAGGTGATAATAGGGATGTTAGATGTCCTAACCTGGTGTGAGGTGCCTACTAAAGCAACTTCAGTCTTAAAACTGTTCAGCTGCTTGAAATTTTGCTTAATTTCTGACTTCATCTCCTCCAAACAGATGGTTACAGCGGATGAAGGCAGCGTAAATGAGGTGGTTGATTTTATCCTGAGGTAAAGCTGAGTATAATCAGTATAGCAACGAAATAAAATTTCAGGCCGGCTGATGACAcagcccagaggaagcatataTAATATGGGGCTGAGCACTGAGCTCTGAGGAACACCACAAGTAACACTGTGTGTAACGAATTTAGCATCTCCCAGGGAAACATGCTATGTTCTTCAGCAAGATAAGATGAAAACTTGTTGTGAACAGAGTCAGAAAAACCTACAGTATGCCGTAATCTGTAAAGAAAAAGTGTTTTGATCAACAGTATCAATGGCAGAAGTCAAGTCCAACAGGATGAGAAGTGACCCAGCATCCAGCCCGCATCACCCGACATCAGCAGGTCCTTTGTGACTCAACAGGGCGCAAACCAgactaaaacaaataattttttgaagCTGTGCagcaacaactttttttttcagaacgtTTAAAAGGATAGGGAGGTTAGTAATGGGCCTGTAGTTTTCAAGTACTTCCGGATATAAGGCGGATTTTTAAAGAAGTATTTTTGCTGTTGTGGGGGAACAAGGGAGTGACAGCTCCATTGAAAGGACCTTGTGGTCAGACACACCCAGATCATACACGAAACGTTTGCTAATAGGGTCAGAATTTGTAATAACCAGATCCAAAGTATGCCCtctgaaatggaaggtagaaggcAGGAGGTTGTGTCTACATGAATATTAAAGTATAACAGAGTATAATACTGTTGGAAGAAGTGGTAGAGAAAGATGTAAGAAAATCATGGATCTCTGCAGGGTATCTGCAGGTTTCTACGAGATAGatttaagactttttaagaCCTTTTTAATACCGTACAGAATGAAATTTAAGACCAATTTTGTAGTAACAAATTTGCAAACACCACACAACACAACCAATTAAACTCTTTATTGATTTACAGAAAGAGTGAAACAAAATTGCAAAATATTCTTTGCACTGACTAATCATTAGGAATAATATTGACAGCCATGGGCTTATGAAGATTTCAAACAAACACTGCACAGCAGTAAGTACACTGCATGCCATTAACCTgaacatttgttttttactgtattgATCTCAGTTCTTTGCCCTTCGCCTCCAACTCGGTCTCAATTTGCTGTAATtcacttgttttttctttataccTCTTCCTCAGTGTGTTCGATTTTGTAATGAGCTGTGCCATCAAGGTGCCAGTTTTTCCTTCAGCTTCTTCTGCAAGCTGATCCGCATCCCTCTGCAGGCTCATAGATACCTGGAccagaattttctttttctttttcaggtgcTCAATGTTTTCTTCTAAAGATTTCCGTTTCTGTGCCTGGACATCTGTAATTTTCTTAGCCTTCTGCTGATCCAGGTGCATTCTATATCTAGACCTGGCAGATGCAGCTGAGGCCAGTAACTCTTTAGAAATAGGCACATTGAGGAGCCCTCCACAGATGTTGACATAATCGCATACCAGTCGATGTGTGACCATTGTCTCCTCCTGCATATTGCAGGTCTCCACTTCTTTGTTAATGGAGAATCCCCTCTCCACTGTAGCCTGCCCATGGGACAGGAGAAGCAGTTTCTTGCAAAAGCCCCACAACTCATCATAGCGCTCGGCAAGTACACCATGCAAGAACGTATCTAGCCTGGTCTCTGTGGATCTGTATGAGACAAGGGTCTCATTTTCAGCAGATAACATGTTACTAAACTGCTGGATTATCACATCACCTACAGAAAACAGTaaggaaaaaatacaattaattttatttaaaaaagaaaaaagaaaaaaaaaagtatgcatataaagtattaatacaatttttacacaagccattttttacatttagaataATGTCATATTTCACAACTTGCTACATACTACACTTCGATAGAACTGAACTATTCTTTCCTACCAGCAGAGACACCTCCTGACAACTGTTGGGCTTGCAAAAACTTCTGCACCAGTTTTGTCATGTTGCTCTTGCACCAGTCAGGGTCAGATAACATCATGCTGGGATCCAAACAGGCCACCTGCCTCACTACAGGATACTTTAATGGGCTCTTTTCCTGTACTTTCTGGATGATGGTAGACATCATTTTAAGACAATCTTTCCTAAACTCCAGAACTGTGAGTTCCCCtatctttttctgtttctgtagTTCCTGATGGGAGGATGCAAAAATCTATTATAACCTATTATGACCTTTTATGAAATCAAGCTTTTAGCTGAATCAAAATAACTTGAAAACAATACCTTAAGAAGAGATTCTGCACCCAAGCCTATGTTAACTTCCTTTGGGTTGACCCAGCTCTGATTGTCACAGACATCCAATCTGACCAGCTGAAGTGGACTAATATCCTTGAGTACTTCTTTCTTGACAAAACGCCTCAGCATACTctgccaaaacacacaaaaaagttacatttacttgagttcAATTTTAGTATACTACTATAACTATTGTTGTTAGTGTTTGCTTCATCTCCTAGTTCCAAAAACTATGTATCCCATTAAATGGAAAACTTCCAAACAagatttaaaattcaataaaaattattattattattattattattattattattattattattattaattattattagcattatgAGAGTGCTGCACTGGAAATACAATACCTTCAACAGCTCAGCCAAGTCTTTGGCAAGGAACGGAATCACAGGCACATCTGTTTGATAAAAGGTAAGAAAAGGACTGAAAGTCCTTGTGATAGCCATATAGAAATGTAGCTTTGCCAGGATAAGATGATCTTTTTCAGCAACTTCAAGAGTGTCATAAGATGCCGTTCCTGGATTTGGTATCTTCTTTTTTCTGACTGCATCCATGTACATGGTCACTGATGGCCAAACCTCCAAAGCTCTCTCCACGACTGGTAGATTTTCGAGCCACCTGTGTCCACAGAATGGAAGTGGAAATTTTGTGCATTTGGTTAGAGCCGTGAAATCCTCTCTCCTAGCTGGCGCATTGTGGAAGAGTATGTGCAAGGCCCTTAGAACCTTCTCCATGTGccaaatggagaagccacgtttGCAGGCATTGTGGAGGGTGTGGAGGCCACAGCTCCCCACCACAATTAGCTGTGTGCCACCAAACTGCTCATGATGCTCCTGTTGCAGGAGATCTAAAAACTTCCAATTAACATTTGGTCCATCCATAGAAACAGACAGAAGGTTTTTCAAGTCCAACTGCAATGCACATTCCTAGggaaaaggtaaataaaaaaaaaaaaaaaaaaaaaaaatatatatatatatatatatatatatatatacacacacacacacatatatttatacacacatattaaatcttgtttatgtatatatatatacatatatatgtatatatatatgtgtgtgtgtgtgtgtgtgtgtgtgtatgtatgtatgtatgtatgtatatatatgtatatatatatatatatatatatatatatatatatataatgtatatatgcaccataaaacttttatacataaaacatgttctattaaaaaattgattgttaatgaaacaaaattaaacacacacatatacatacatatttaatcatattttattatatttataaataaatatatatatatatatatatatatatatatatatatatatatatatatgtgtgtgtgtatatatatatatatatatatacacacacacacacacatatacacacatacacatatatatatatatatatagagagagagagactccatatcatataacaataattattgcTTCCAATGATACATACAAATTTGATTTGTGATGGGTTGGTACTTACTTTGAAATGGTGAAGCAAATCCTGAGCTGTTCCATGTCCCATGAATTGTGACCCTAGGTATCTTGACTGGACGCAATCCTGCCCCCAAAATCGAACATGCAAGTCCAACTGCTTTCTTTTGGACGTTTCATTAAGGCTCTcatcaaacattaaaacaaactttTCCTTGTTAACATCCGCAACGAGGAGCTTGGTTATGTAAGGAGCCAGTCCAAATCTGGCAATGTATGCGGTTTTGTCTTTGCCACACTTAAATGTACGAGCGATTTCAGAGTCTGGAAACATAGTTCGGAAAACGTCACCGACAGCTTCGTTAGCAGTATAAGACTGATGCTTCGTTATCGTATGCAGACACCAGAGTACCTCGGCTCTGAGTGTTGTGGTAGAGGCAAACGTTGCTCTGATGTCTGCTGGAGCGGAAACCGCAGTGCTTGAAGTTGCAGCTGATGCAGCCGCCGATGTTTGGGATGCAGCAGCGCTCTGTGGTAGGCCTACTGTTGTGGGCTCGAAGGAGCAGAACTGGTAAATACCAGGTGTTTTCCGACAGGTTTCCGCAGCCACTTTGTGTTTTTCACACTGCATGTGCGTCTCCAAAGCTTTCACTCCCATTGTTCCgagttttaagttttttttgcatAGTATGCACCGGACCTCGAACACACTGCTACTAACTGGTCTTAACCACGGCGCAAAATTAGGGTTATGtaaccatttttcattaaacttACATTTCCCCATGGCTAAACAAGGCTAAAGCTCAATCATGCTTTATCATGGTTCACGCAGCGTTACCGTAAAGCCTGTGTCAAGCGAACTCCCCGCGAACGCGTCTTTTAATTGGTTCCGCCCATTTTGCGATACGTGACAAATAGACAAAAAGAtttcaaatttaataaataaaatcttctttACAGGGTCGGTTAGATTGAATTTTTAAGACCTTTGAAACGCgaatttaagacattttaatgcttattaaggccttatttttaaattatggaatttaagactttttaagactttttaaggATCCGCGGATACCCCAAACCAAACTCAGTATTTATCTCAGAGTCTGAGATAAATACTGAGTTTGGTTTGGGGGGTCGATAAATAAGCAGGATTGTCATGAGgggctttacatttaaatgcaaggcattcaaataaaaaaaggcaaactGTAGGCACATGAATGGCACACAGATTCAGTTGCTGTCAGTATAATACAGCTAAGCCACCACCATGTTCAGTGTTTTGGACTTTCTCTAAGTAGCTATGATAAGGGGGATATAAAATCCAAGCCTTTGTCCATATGATCTTCTATAAAAACTGATTCATTTGAGAGagattgtaaattaaaaatttttttttttcaagatttaTTTCTGTAATGGCCATAATATACTGAGATCCATTCCACATTTTCTATCCAGCTTCATGAGTAGCGATCTCGGAAAGTTTCCTGAGCTGTCCAACAGAAATCTCGCTGTGCTCTACATGGGAGCTGACCATGTATGTTTAAAGATTGTTGACTTTTTGCACTGGCACACCACATGCCATGAAGCATGGCTCCTTCTTTTTCCAGTGATGGTAAAAAGCGATGAGCCACATGTGCAGTACAAAAAGTCTTTCACCGCAATGTGAACCTTGTGCACCTTTTCATAccacacttttcccttccagTCAGCTTGAATATGCTTCAATACAGAACTCTGGGAACAGCCAGCTCTTTCAGTGATGACCTGCTGTGGCTTGACCTCCTTGTCACGGGTGTCAATGATCATCTTAtggtcaagtcagcagtcttctcCATGCCTGTACTGAACTAGAATAAAGGATACATGGTATTTATACTGTTTGAATAATAATGTACTGGATGTTTTGGATGATATAAACcataattattaaaagaaacaaaaaagggaTTGCTATATTTTAATTGACATGTAATGATGACCCATGATTGGACATCTgacactgacatttttttaaatgcaacatGGACAAAAGACTTTTTGCACAATATGCTTATAGGTCATAACTGTAGGACTTATGTAATAATCAGTGCTATATCAGTATCAGAATAAGAGAGACTCTGAATATCAGGGTGAAATAGAAGATGGCCCTGACCTGAGCCTTTCACAAGAGCAGCACACAAGACTGACAAGCAAAAAGCCCCCCAGCAACCTGAACAAGAGCAATATTTATGGGCAAGAATCATTGTGGATATGCTTGACCTTGAGGGTAAGCATATCCAAAATAATCAGTGAGCAAGATTCAAAGGGCACCTCAAAGACAGGGTGTTCAAATAGTTTAAACAGCAGATTAATAATGAAGGACATCCTGTATATTACTCCTATATATGGTTGtgctctttaaaaataaaataaaaaatacagtcggccaaaacacagtattggtactgattaattttttttttgtaatacatataatacagaaaatgtgtgtgccaaacaaGGTACTACTGACATTTATGCAACATAGAAGTGACCagtcttgcttccctaaaaattccAAGCTGTGCCCTTTAGCCGTTTTGGAAAGATAATTTTATATGTAACCCAAACATGGCCATTTTCCAGCATTATACTAtatcacttcaaacaataatgtAAGCTTTTAGAAGCATAtcacctgtaaaaattgttgcttataTTAAAGCATTCTGTGCAAAAGGATATTTCCCCCAAATTACTAACAGTGGATTTGTTTAAATGCTCCAAACTAGACACACCTTACATTATGTGGccataaaacctaaaaaaaaaaaacaactatagtTTATTCAGTCAAAATTGCTTTTTGTAATTAGCccaataattattgttaatacATATACTTTCCCATTTAAATTCCAAGGCTACCTTAGCGCTTTACTGGTTTaagtaaaaacaagcaaaaaatctgtagtgtctgttaCCATGTCAAATTcgtgttgcaatatcttaacaacttTCTATTTTAGAATAACTTCAGTTTGTcaggtttgtgtttttttcttgggAAATCTAAAAGTGGCCAAGttttatctgaatgacaattaagaatATTAAGATATTTTTTACGGAAAATACatgaaagagataaaaaaaaaaattagcaaatgtttttttttatctaataaacaatataaatgtgtatgcatactgtatttataaaaaattaaacatggatCAGAAAGTAAAAAGCTTTAactattatgaaaaatggtgctGTACGATCCTATCTGCTATACGATCCTATCTGAAAACTTTTTCACACTGGGTAGCACCAATGCCATGCTTTGGCCGAGTCTTGTATAAAACAGAAACTTTTTTCTAATAATAGATTGTCTAAAGCAGTAGTATGAAGCAACATACAAGCAAGTTAATTAGTAACCCAGTAGCCTTGTTTTTTACCaccataatattaacaataatattaacaataataataataataataataataataactatttttcttcttagAAACCattatgcaattttttaaatgaaaattatgttgcaaagtaatttattttaagaatacTTTAGGCTTCAACATAGTTTTACTTCATACGGAAagcttgttttaaatgttttacctgCAAAGATGAGCAGTTTGCTTATACAtcttattttgtagttttttttttttttcgtgtgtgtgtgcacgtttaCTTGCGTTAGGGTCTGTGTAACAAATTACGttagacattttatttctataatgtCCCATATTAAACAATACTTTAGCTGTCTCAGACTCTAATATCTTTCTGAAAAGCGTCACTAAAATAAACCGAATCTCAGTGAATTCTGTACACATTCACATGAGGAATATATCTACAGGGAGTTTAaaatgtctacttttaaacaactttaattaaaaatacaaaatatttttagtttatgtaatCCATATGAACCCAAGGAGA
Coding sequences within:
- the LOC128527660 gene encoding uncharacterized protein LOC128527660; the encoded protein is MGKCKFNEKWLHNPNFAPWLRPVSSSVFEVRCILCKKNLKLGTMGVKALETHMQCEKHKVAAETCRKTPGIYQFCSFEPTTVGLPQSAAASQTSAAASAATSSTAVSAPADIRATFASTTTLRAEVLWCLHTITKHQSYTANEAVGDVFRTMFPDSEIARTFKCGKDKTAYIARFGLAPYITKLLVADVNKEKFVLMFDESLNETSKRKQLDLHVRFWGQDCVQSRYLGSQFMGHGTAQDLLHHFKECALQLDLKNLLSVSMDGPNVNWKFLDLLQQEHHEQFGGTQLIVVGSCGLHTLHNACKRGFSIWHMEKVLRALHILFHNAPARREDFTALTKCTKFPLPFCGHRWLENLPVVERALEVWPSVTMYMDAVRKKKIPNPGTASYDTLEVAEKDHLILAKLHFYMAITRTFSPFLTFYQTDVPVIPFLAKDLAELLKSMLRRFVKKEVLKDISPLQLVRLDVCDNQSWVNPKEVNIGLGAESLLKELQKQKKIGELTVLEFRKDCLKMMSTIIQKVQEKSPLKYPVVRQVACLDPSMMLSDPDWCKSNMTKLVQKFLQAQQLSGGVSAGDVIIQQFSNMLSAENETLVSYRSTETRLDTFLHGVLAERYDELWGFCKKLLLLSHGQATVERGFSINKEVETCNMQEETMVTHRLVCDYVNICGGLLNVPISKELLASAASARSRYRMHLDQQKAKKITDVQAQKRKSLEENIEHLKKKKKILVQVSMSLQRDADQLAEEAEGKTGTLMAQLITKSNTLRKRYKEKTSELQQIETELEAKGKELRSIQ